Proteins from one Candidatus Roseilinea sp. genomic window:
- a CDS encoding hypothetical protein (possible pseudo, frameshifted) codes for MPRSAPASHRPTDAPPAAALSSPADAATRRPLLFGVIQGGASKELRKACAEALLEIGFDGFGYGGWPLDSEGELLRDIVAYTRALVPRALPMHALGIGHPDSVVACARMGYDVFDCTLPTRDARRGRLMVFNQPPDETRFTGQWWSYLYIGDEKHIKSSAPVCDYCDCPTCRRYSRGYLHHLFKVKDAAYGRLATLHNLRFMTQLMARLRQILAPG; via the coding sequence ATGCCCCGCAGCGCCCCCGCTTCGCACAGACCCACGGACGCGCCACCGGCAGCGGCTCTTTCGTCCCCGGCGGACGCTGCAACCAGGCGACCGCTGCTGTTCGGCGTGATTCAGGGCGGCGCTTCCAAAGAGCTGCGCAAGGCGTGCGCCGAGGCGTTGCTGGAGATTGGCTTCGACGGCTTCGGCTACGGCGGATGGCCGCTGGATAGCGAAGGCGAGCTCCTGCGCGATATCGTCGCTTATACGCGCGCGCTCGTCCCGCGCGCGCTGCCCATGCACGCCCTAGGCATCGGACATCCCGATAGCGTCGTCGCCTGCGCGCGCATGGGCTACGACGTGTTCGACTGCACCCTGCCCACGCGCGACGCCCGACGGGGCCGGCTGATGGTCTTCAACCAGCCGCCTGATGAGACGCGCTTCACGGGTCAGTGGTGGTCCTACCTCTACATCGGCGACGAGAAGCACATCAAGTCGAGCGCGCCGGTCTGCGACTATTGCGACTGCCCGACCTGCCGGCGCTACTCGCGCGGCTACCTGCATCACCTCTTCAAGGTCAAAGATGCAGCATACGGGCGATTGGCTACGCTGCACAATTTGCGTTTCATGACGCAGTTGATGGCGCGTCTGCGGCAGATCCTCGCCCCAGGCTGA
- a CDS encoding 16S rRNA methyltransferase produces MHDDPRLDELVRQVRASRKYSAISEALVRRIGAAELCKRATLQDAVKATKKTLHQIAGLYLANAHPPYDAWLRQIIQAPDDAARRAVLRSIMNHHTSTRERLPILDAFYARVLADLGPVRSVLDLACGLNPLSLPWMPLAAGAAYHAVDIYEDLAGFLRAALAALGVAGKAEARDVIADCPTDAADVALLLKALPCLEQLDKAAGATILDTINARCIVVSFPTRTVGGRQVGMRENYAARFAAMIADRPWRVERIEFAGELAFRLTR; encoded by the coding sequence ATGCACGACGATCCCCGGCTGGATGAGCTGGTCAGGCAAGTGCGCGCCAGCCGCAAATACAGCGCGATCAGCGAAGCGCTTGTGCGGCGCATCGGCGCTGCGGAGCTGTGCAAGCGCGCGACGCTCCAAGACGCCGTCAAAGCGACCAAGAAGACGCTGCATCAAATCGCCGGCCTGTATCTCGCCAACGCGCACCCGCCTTACGACGCATGGCTGCGTCAGATCATCCAAGCGCCCGACGACGCCGCGCGGCGCGCCGTGTTGCGATCCATCATGAACCATCACACCTCGACGCGCGAGCGGCTCCCCATCCTGGATGCGTTCTACGCGCGCGTGCTTGCCGACCTTGGCCCGGTGCGCTCGGTGCTCGACCTCGCCTGCGGCTTGAACCCGCTGAGCCTGCCGTGGATGCCGCTGGCCGCCGGCGCGGCCTATCATGCCGTGGACATCTACGAGGACCTGGCAGGCTTTCTGCGGGCAGCCCTGGCGGCGCTCGGCGTAGCGGGCAAGGCCGAAGCCCGCGATGTCATCGCGGATTGCCCCACCGACGCGGCCGACGTCGCTCTGTTGCTCAAGGCGCTCCCCTGCCTGGAACAGCTCGACAAAGCCGCCGGCGCGACCATCCTGGATACAATCAATGCGCGCTGCATCGTCGTCTCGTTCCCTACGCGGACGGTGGGCGGCCGGCAAGTCGGCATGCGCGAGAACTACGCGGCGCGCTTCGCGGCGATGATCGCCGACCGGCCTTGGCGCGTCGAACGCATCGAGTTTGCGGGCGAACTGGCCTTCCGCCTGACGCGATAG
- the hisH gene encoding imidazole glycerol phosphate synthase subunit HisH, producing MIAVIDYGAGNLRNVCKALEHVGAKLTLTDDRRELERAAKLVLPGVGAFADCQHGLKARGLFEPLRALALAGKPLLGICVGMQLLFEVGEEMGEWDGLGLIPGRVIRFHFTMQNNTADDEGERRLKIPHIGWNQLWLKQPDHPLLAGIRDGDYAYFVHSYHPQVADPAHVLAVTDYGYLFPSVVAQGNVWGIQFHPEKSQDVGLRLLRNFVAWPANDATLGDVYGRSKHVHDLSGH from the coding sequence ATGATCGCAGTGATTGACTACGGCGCAGGCAACCTGCGCAATGTGTGCAAAGCGCTGGAACACGTTGGCGCCAAACTCACGTTGACCGACGACCGGCGCGAACTGGAGCGCGCCGCAAAGCTGGTGCTGCCCGGCGTGGGCGCCTTTGCCGATTGTCAGCACGGCCTGAAGGCGCGCGGCTTGTTCGAGCCGCTGCGCGCGCTGGCGCTGGCCGGCAAGCCGTTGCTCGGCATCTGCGTCGGCATGCAACTGCTGTTTGAGGTCGGCGAGGAGATGGGCGAGTGGGACGGCCTGGGCCTGATCCCCGGCCGCGTCATCCGCTTCCACTTCACAATGCAAAATAACACCGCCGACGACGAGGGCGAACGCCGGCTCAAAATCCCACACATCGGCTGGAATCAGTTGTGGTTGAAACAGCCCGATCATCCGCTGCTGGCCGGCATACGCGACGGCGACTATGCTTACTTCGTCCACTCCTATCACCCGCAGGTCGCCGATCCGGCGCACGTGCTGGCGGTCACCGACTACGGCTACCTGTTTCCGTCGGTGGTCGCGCAAGGCAACGTGTGGGGCATCCAGTTCCATCCGGAAAAGAGCCAGGACGTCGGCTTGCGCCTGTTGAGAAATTTCGTGGCTTGGCCGGCGAACGATGCAACGCTCGGCGATGTCTATGGGAGGAGCAAGCATGTTCACGATCTATCCGGCCATTGA